The region TTGCAAAAGGGTTGTCATGTCCTGGAAGCCGTTGACGGCGCCGAGGGACTCAAAAAGGCGCTGGCGGTGATCCCCGACTTGATCGTGAGCGATGTGATGATGCCCCAGAAGGACGGCTTTGAGCTTTGCCGGGATTTAAAATCTCATGAGCTGACCAGTCACATTCCGATTATTCTGCTGACGGCCAAAGGCTCGGGCGAGAGCAAGCTGGAAGGTTTGGAATTGGGCGCGGATGATTACCTGACCAAACCGGTGCACGGCCGCGAACTGCAACTGCGGGTTCGGAATTTGATCACCCGGCAGCAAAAATTGCAGGAACGCTTTCGCCAGCAATTGTTAACTCCCGGCAATAATTCCGGCAGCTTGTCCATTTCCTCTGCCGACGAAAAATTTCTGCAGCGCATCATGGAGGTGCTGGAAAAGCATCTTGCGGATGATAAGTTCGGTCCCGAGAGTTTGGCCCAAGCCATGGCCATGAGCCGGGCGCACCTAAACCGGAAATTGCGCGGACTGATAGGCCAGCGCACCGGTGAATTCATGCGCACCATGCGCTTGAAGCGTGCCGCGGAATTGTTGCGGCAGAAAAGCGGCTCCGTTTCAGAAATTGCCTTCCAGGTTGGTTTCAACCATCTTTCCTACTTTGCCCTTTGCTTCAAGGAGCAGTACGGCCAATCCCCCTCGGAGTACCAACAAGCACAGTATTGATTGTGAACAGAGGCGCTGCGTAATTTTTTCGCAGCGCTTTATCATTTCTGTGCTAGACTTCGTTCCCTCCGTGTTAGACAATTCCCCTGCGTTTTTCTTAAATTGTCCCACCTTTTTAAATCGTCAAGCAGATGCTTTTTCTGTCATCGCAGCGGAAAGGTGTCATGCCGAAGTCAGATGGAATTATGCAAGCGGCAATCAAGAACCTGAAGTCTGAGTGGCGCTCGGGCAAAAGCCTGAAAGAAATCGCCCATCACCACCAAGTGGACGCCGGCAACCTGGTGCGGGCCTTTCGCAAGCAAGAGGGCATGACGGTCAAGCAATTCCTTGATGCGAAACGAAAAGAACACGTGCTGGCGCGCCTGGCGGATAAGAAATTTTTGGGATATGCCATTGGCGCGGAGTTGGGGTTCGGCAACGATCTTGCCTTTTATCGCTGGGTAAAGCGCGCGTTTGGGGTTTCTTTCGCAGAACTGCGCGCCCGCAACTCGGGCAACCGCAAGCCGGGACGATCGGCAAAGACTATCAAAGAATAGAATCTCAATTCATAACCCGGACAAGCCGGAACCAAAAGGCTAAAAGCGCACGCAAAGGCGCTAAGACGCAGAGAAAGACTTTGCGCGTCCTTTGCGGCTCTGCGCTTTTGCGCGAGATTTTTTTGCTCTTTTTGCACTAATTTGACTTGTAATAAGGAGATGGCGTGATGAAGACCGCGACTCTACGAGGCGCCCTGTTGCTACTCTTCCTTGCTTTTGCCAGCAGCGCAATCGCCCAGGGTTTCGTCTTGGGCCTCAGCCACGAAAGCCGGTTATTTGGCAGCTTCCGGTCACTGAATGTCTACCTCCCGCTGGAGTATGATTTCAATGATCCGACGGTCAGGTATCCCGTCATTTATTTTTTGCACGGTTCCGGTACAAATCAGGATGGTTATACCTCGATCACGGTTATGATCGACAGCTTGCGTGCGGAAAACAAGATTTCACCGATGCTGATGGTCTTTCCGGATGGCAGCGCCGGCCAGTTTGGCGGGAGTTATTACTCCAACTCTGCGCTTTATGGCAGCATGGAAGACTATATCGCTTTCGAGGTTGTTCCATTTATCGACAGCGAGTTTCACACCGCGGCGGAGCGCGAGCAAAGGTTCATCATGGGGCATTCGATGGGCGGCTACGGCGCCATGCGCCTGGCGGTTGATCATCCGGAGATTTTTCGTGGCGGCGTTTCGCACAGCGGCATTCCCGATCTCACCCAATTCAAAACCTGGATTCCGACCCTGCTCAGTGAAAACGGCAGCGCGCCGCCCTACAATTTCACGCCCTCGCGGATTTTTACTATCGATGCCTTTGCCATGGCCGGGGCCTGGTCTCCGAATCTTTCCAAGCCACCTTATTTCGTCGATTTCCCATTGGACAGTCAGGGTAATCTCATTGATTCGGTTTTTGCGCGCTGGCAAGAGCACAATCCGGCCAGGCTTATTTCGCATCTTTTGCCGGAGGATAACCTCGCTTTGTTTTTTGATTGCGGATTGCAGGATCGCTTTCTGATCGTTCCCTGGAATGATGCGTTTGCCGACTCGCTCGACCGCCTGGGTCTGCCTTATGAGTATCAGACATTTCAGGGCGGTCACAGTGAAAAACTGCTTGCGCGCTTGAGAATCTCGATTGCCTGGGTGGACTCTGTTTTCAAAGCGCCGCCGCCCGTCTCTGCGGTGCAGGGGCGCGAAACGCGGGTTCCAGCGGCATTTGCGCTGTATCAGAATTTCCCGAATCCCTTTAATCCGACCACGAACATTCGGTTTGCCCTGCCCAGGCAGTCGGGAATCACGTTGAAAGTATATGATGTGTCTGGCCGTGAAGTCCTGATCCTGGCAGAAGGCAAGTTTTCTGCGGGTGTGCACGAGGTGTCATTTGACACCGGCCGGCTTGCGAGCGGACTGTATTTTTACCGCTTGTCCGCTGAGGGCTTTTCGCAAACGCACAAACTTACCGTGATGAAGTGAGTTCGCCAGTTTGCAATGACAAGAAACAGTGACTTTTTTCTTTTCGCATTGCGATTTTCGTCGGGTATATGTTTACATCGTTTCAAAATGGGGGGATTTTTTCCCCACCGCCTTCGACAGGCTGCCTTCGACAAGCTCAGGCGGCGACTCAGGCAGCGCCGCACAAGGCAGCGTTTTCCACCAACAAAGATTTTTACCCGCCGAGGGATTGGCTGTTCGATTATACAGACAAAACGTTACGTTCTATTGTTGAACTCTTTCAGAGTTCTCGCGGGCGTGGTTGTTTTCCGAGGGTGCGCTGCACGCGACCCTCGGCTTTGTTGTTGAACGCCTTCGGCGTATTCGTGCGGCTCACAAAGAATAGCTTCTTTTGAGATCTTGGCTTAATCCCATTGCCTGACGAAGGCATCATTTTCATTTCACACCAACTGGAGGACTGCACCATGCAACCCAACGTTCACATCACCGGCAGTTTGAAGCGAAGCGTACTCCCGGCTTTTGCGCTAAGCGCGGCATTGCTGTTTGGCTGTTCGCAGGAAAAGCCGGTCGAACCCGACCTCACCTCACCCGACAATGCTGCAATAAACCTCGACAGCATGGCTGAGCTTGAGCAGTTGATCGCCAAGCACAGCGAAGGCGAGGTTAGTATGGAGAAGAAAGGGCGAACGGTCGAATTACCCGCGGGATCACATGATGGACTCGCTGCGGCAATTGCCGCCGCCGGCAAGAAGGGCACCGTCATCGTCAAAGCCGGGCTGCACACCGAATCGCAAACCGTCACCATCACGCGAGAAGTCAGAATTATCGGCGAACACGGCGCGATTCTCGAATTCGACACCCAGCCCTGGCCGCCCTCCGCTGAAATCGATCCAGCGCTGCACATTAAGAAGGCGGATGATGTCGTGATTTGGAACGTGGAAATTCGCCCGAAGGGCAGCATCGGCGGCACGGCCATTCTGGTCGAAGATTCGGAAGACGCCATCATCGGCCGCAGCACCATCCGCGAGCATCAATTCTCGGTGTTGCTCGAAGGCGGCGATGAGGCCGAGATTTACAAAAACACCATTATCGCGACCACCGCCTGGCAAACCGGCAATCCCGCCGAAGTACACGGCATTGTCGTGATCAACGGAAAGAAAGTCGAGATTGAAAAGAACGACATCAGCAATGCTCTATTCGGGCTTTGGGCATGTGACGAAAAAGGTGAGATCGAGCGCAACACGTTTCATGAAAATTTTATCGGGTTGATTTTGTGCAAAGTTCCCGATAGTGCTTTTCCTCTGCCGGGCGGAAAACTGGCCGGTTCCGCGCTGGCCGCAACAGAGTGGAAGGCAGAAGACAATAATGCCACCGGCAATTTCGACGCCGGCTACCTCGTCATCGACGGCGCCAACAACAACCGCTTGAAGAATAACAAGGCCTCGAACAACGGCACCTACGACTTCGACCTGACCGGCGATACGTTTCGTTTTGGCTTCCTCACGCCAAAGTCATTCGAGAACAAAGTGATTGCCGGGCGCTATCAAAATGTGAGAATCAAGGATTGCGGCGAGAACAACACCATCATCGGCGGGCAATTGGTGGATAATTCGCAGGATCCTTGTAACTAAACCGAGAGGTGTGATGGGGGGCTGTTTTACCAAAGCAGCTTCATTTTTCGCCCGTCCAAAATTCATCCGGCAACGGCGCGTCAAAATCATCACTCATCCAAATTTTGCCGCGATCCAGCCCGGCAATACGTCGCGATGGTTTTGATCCGGCGATGGGAACTAAACGCGCCAACGGCTGCCCGCCTTCGGCAATGATGATTTCGTTGCCTGCCTGTGCCAGGGTCAGCAATTCTGCAAGACGCGTTTGGGCATCCTTAAGAGTCACAGTTTGAGTTGTCATGGCAATTTTTTTTTATGATGGCATGAAAACGAACGTGTTAAATTAAGCAGATAAAGCGAAGAAGGCAAGCAGAAATCCTTACGATCCCGAATCGTCGGGACTTGCGGGCGTGGTGAGCGGCGCGGGCGGCATCAATCCGGGCATAACGCTTACGCAAGAAGGCGTGTTGGAAGGCGGGCAGAACGTTGCGCTCAGCGGTCGCGTCTACGCTCTGGCCACCGCCGCCAACGGCCCCATCAAGCCCGGGGATTTGCTGACGACATCCGAGGTTGCGGGGTATGCGATGAAGGCGACGGACGTTTCTCGCTCGCACGGAACGATTATCGGCAAGGCGATGTCGAGTTTAGAAAACGGAGAGGGGTTGGTGCTGGTGTTGGTGAATTTGCAGTGAGTGGGCGGTCGTCTATTTCTTTTGGTAGCGAATTTTATGCGGATCGACAACGATGGAAGCTTTTTCCCATGTTGCAACCGGGTAACTTTCGAGCAATCGCCGCAAAGCCGCTTGCGTTTGGCGAAAACCCGTGGGATAGACATTCAACCGCACAACACCATAGCCTGGGATGTTTTTAATGACGAGGGGATTTTGAAAGTCCTCGTCATACGTGATGATGACCATTTGATGCTGCTGGCAAAAATAAAAAATTTCATCATCGGCCATGCGCTGCATGCCGAGTTGCCGAGTCGACGTTATCTCGGCGGCTTCCCCAACCTCATTTTGCAGCCAGGGCGAAATCAGATCGGGAATATTTTGATCAAGCAAGACTTTGATCATGCCGGCACTTTCATGCTGATCTGCGTATCGTCGACCAGCTCAATGGCGTAGGCGATGGCGGCCTCAATGTCTTCGTAAGTTAGTTCCGGATAATTCTTGAGGATATCACTGATTGAGTCGCCGCCGGCAAGGGAGCCCAGAATATTTCGGACCATGATTCGCGTGTTGCGAATGACGGGCTTGCCGTGACAAACTTCGGGATTGACTTCGATGCGACTTTGCATAACGGCCTCATTGTGTTTTGGCAAAACCATAACTGCAAAATTTCTATGACAGAGTACAGAAAGTTTATTGAAAAATCAAGCGCCCAGTTTTATTGGCATAAGCGGCCGCTACCGGCTGATCGAAAAAAATTAAATAATCGTCGATGTTTCAATATTGCAACAGCTCCCGCTATTGTTTCGAGAAAGATCAAAAATCAATCAACGATAGATCCATCAATCTTTAACGCGGAGGCGTTTATGAAGAACGTCGTTTTTGTTTTCGCAGCGCTTTTTGTTTGTGTCGTAACAGTGAACTCACTCCATGCCCAAATTCCCCGCACACTTTCTTACCAGGGCGTGCTCACCGACAACGCCGGCCAGCCGAGGCCGGATGGCAGTTACAATTTCACCTTTCGACTCTACACCTCGCCCACAGGCGGCACGGCGATTTGGTCTGAATCAAAAAGTTTGCCTGTGAAGAGCGGACTCTTTTCAACCACGCTGGGCGACCAAACGCCATTTGGCGCGGCGGTCAAATTTGACCAACAATATTGGCTGGGCATTCAAGTTGGCAGTGATCCGGAGCTTTCCCCGCGCATTGCGCTGACGAGTGTGGGCTACAGCTTCAGCTCGTTGCGCGCGGATACGGCGAGTGTTTCGGTGGCGTCACTGGCGGATACGACGTGGCGGCATAGCGGAGGGAATATTTATCGGGTGAATGGAAATGTTGGAATTGGAACGGCCACACCAGGAGCGACTCTTCACGTAGTGAATCCAGCGCAACAATCTGAATCGCTACTTAGAATTGGAAGCGATGTGCCAGGCAACACTCACTTGACGATTTCGACCTCAGAATTTAGCTCAGGGTACGCACGGTTGCAAGCAGTTAAGAATGAAGGAGCCGCCGTTGGTGATATCGTACTCAATCCAATTGGCGGTAATGTTGGAATTGGGACGAGTGCGCCAACCGCAACACTTCAAGTAGTGAGTTTACCACAGCAAGGCGAATCACTTCTTCGCGTCGGAAGCGATGCGCCGGGAAACACTCATTTGACAATTTCGACTTCAGAATTTAGCTCAGGGTACGCACGGTTG is a window of Cytophagia bacterium CHB2 DNA encoding:
- a CDS encoding type II toxin-antitoxin system Phd/YefM family antitoxin, which gives rise to MTTQTVTLKDAQTRLAELLTLAQAGNEIIIAEGGQPLARLVPIAGSKPSRRIAGLDRGKIWMSDDFDAPLPDEFWTGEK
- a CDS encoding DUF433 domain-containing protein; the protein is MQSRIEVNPEVCHGKPVIRNTRIMVRNILGSLAGGDSISDILKNYPELTYEDIEAAIAYAIELVDDTQISMKVPA
- a CDS encoding helix-turn-helix transcriptional regulator, yielding MLFLSSQRKGVMPKSDGIMQAAIKNLKSEWRSGKSLKEIAHHHQVDAGNLVRAFRKQEGMTVKQFLDAKRKEHVLARLADKKFLGYAIGAELGFGNDLAFYRWVKRAFGVSFAELRARNSGNRKPGRSAKTIKE
- a CDS encoding T9SS type A sorting domain-containing protein, encoding MKTATLRGALLLLFLAFASSAIAQGFVLGLSHESRLFGSFRSLNVYLPLEYDFNDPTVRYPVIYFLHGSGTNQDGYTSITVMIDSLRAENKISPMLMVFPDGSAGQFGGSYYSNSALYGSMEDYIAFEVVPFIDSEFHTAAEREQRFIMGHSMGGYGAMRLAVDHPEIFRGGVSHSGIPDLTQFKTWIPTLLSENGSAPPYNFTPSRIFTIDAFAMAGAWSPNLSKPPYFVDFPLDSQGNLIDSVFARWQEHNPARLISHLLPEDNLALFFDCGLQDRFLIVPWNDAFADSLDRLGLPYEYQTFQGGHSEKLLARLRISIAWVDSVFKAPPPVSAVQGRETRVPAAFALYQNFPNPFNPTTNIRFALPRQSGITLKVYDVSGREVLILAEGKFSAGVHEVSFDTGRLASGLYFYRLSAEGFSQTHKLTVMK